Proteins found in one Drosophila busckii strain San Diego stock center, stock number 13000-0081.31 chromosome 2R, ASM1175060v1, whole genome shotgun sequence genomic segment:
- the LOC108597370 gene encoding histidine decarboxylase isoform X3 translates to MDFKEYRQRGKEMVDYIADYLENIRERRVFPDVSPGYMQQLLPESAPVEGEPWPKIFGDVERIIMSGVTHWQSPHMHGYFPALNSMPSLLGDMLADAINCLGFTWASSPACTELEIVVMNWLGKMIGLPDEFLHLSNNSQGGGVLQTTASEATLVCLLAGRTRAIQRFHERNPGYQDAEINARLVAYCSDQAHSSVEKAALIGLVRMRYIEADEQLAMRGKLLREAIEDDIKQGLVPFWVCATLGSTGSCSFDNLDEIGVVCREYNLWLHVDAAYAGSAFICPEFRTWLRGIERADSIAFNPSKWLMVHFDATALWVRDSTAVHRTFNVEPLYLQHENSGVAVDFMHWQIPLSRRFRALKVWFVLRSFGIKGLQRHIREGVRLAQKFEALVLADHRFELPAKRHLGLVVFRIRGDNEITERLLKRLNHRGNQHCIPSSLKGQYVIRFTITSTHTTLDDIVKDWLEIRQVATLVLDEMNITIANRVYLKDTKEKSEAFGSSLLLSNCPLSPKVVNGSFAAIFDADEFLAKTYAGIRITHQESPSMRRRVRGILMSGKQFSLDSHMDVAVVRTTLDSHSGDTNSTVNSYGRTTRDSGSSLASAAEENCIREDNEESAAEEIELLQIERRRSSNSQSSSHSHNLTPAYHFRPITLYTPQSYSRDVSSTTVNSLFTPVSHCDIYHVSIICPRP, encoded by the exons ATGGACTTCAAGGAGTATCGCCAAAGGG GCAAGGAGATGGTGGACTATATAGCGGACTATCTGGAGAACATACGTGAGCGACGCGTTTTTCCGGATGTTAGTCCCGGCtatatgcagcagctgctgcccgaATCGGCGCCCGTGGAGGGCGAGCCCTGGCCCAAGATATTCGGCGATGTGGAGCGCATTATTATGAGCGGCGTTACCCATTGGCAGTCGCCGCATATGCATGGCTACTTTCCAGCCCTGAACTCGATGCCGTCGCTGCTGGGCGACATGCTGGCGGATGCTATCAATTGTTTGGGCTTTACCTGGGCCAGCTCGCCGGCATGCACCGAGCTGGAGATTGTGGTAATGAACTGGCTGGGCAAGATGATTGGACTGCCGGATGAGTTTCTGCATTTGAGCAATAATAGTCAGGGCGGCGGCGTGCTGCAGACAACGGCGAGTGAGGCGACGCTGGTTTGCCTGCTGGCTGGACGCACACGCGCCATACAGCGTTTCCATGAGCGCAATCCGGGCTATCAGGATGCGGAGATAAATGCGCGGCTGGTGGCCTATTGCTCGGATCAGGCGCACTCGAGCGTGGAGAAGGCAGCGCTGATTG GACTCgtgcgtatgcgttatattGAGGCGGATGAGCAGCTGGCCATGCGCGGCAAACTGTTGCGCGAGGCCATCGAGGACGACATTAAGCAGGGCCTTGTGCCATTCTGG GTTTGTGCTACACTTGGCAGcactggcagctgcagcttcgaCAATCTGGATGAG ATTGGCGTCGTTTGTCGCGAGTACAACCTGTGGCTGCATGTGGATGCAGCCTATGCGGGCAGCGCCTTCATCTGTCCGGAGTTTCGCACCTGGCTGCGCGGCATTGAGCGCGCCGACTCGATCGCCTTCAATCCCAGCAAGTGGCTGATGGTGCACTTTGATGCCACCGCGCTGTGGGTGCGCGACAGCACCGCCGTGCATCGCACCTTCAATGTGGAGCCGCTGTATCTGCAGCATGAGAACTCCGGCGTCGCTGTGGACTTTATGCACTGGCAGATTCCGCTGAGTCGTCGCTTTCGCGCCTTGAAGGTTTGGTTTGTGCTGCGCTCCTTTGGCATCAAAGGGCTGCAGCGTCATATACGCGAGGGCGTGCGTCTGGCGCAGAAGTTCGAGGCGCTGGTGCTGGCCGATCATCGCTTCGAGCTGCCCGCCAAGCGGCATCTGGGCCTGGTCGTGTTTCGCATACGCGGCGACAACGAAATCACCGAGCGACTGCTCAAGCGGCTCAATCATCGCGGCAATCAGCACTGCATACCGTCCTCGCTCAAAGGACAGTATGTCATACGCTTCACCATCACGTCCACGCACACAACGCTGGATGACATCGTCAAGGACTGGCTGGAGATCAGGCAGGTGGCCACGCTGGTGCTGGACGAGATGAACATTACCATTGCCAATCGCGTTTATCTCAAGG ACACCAAGGAGAAAAGCGAAGCCTTTGGCTCCAGCCTGCTGCTCTCGAATTGTCCACTGTCGCCCAAGGTGGTGAATGGCTCctttgctgccatttttgATGCTGATGAGTTCTTGGCCAAGACCTATGCAGGCATACGCATAACG catCAGGAGTCGCCATCGATGCGTCGTCGAGTGCGTGGCATACTCATGTCTGGCAAGCAGTTCTCGCTGGACTCGCACATGGATGTGGCTGTGGTGCGCACAACGCTGGACAGTCACAGTGGCGACACCAATAGCACTGTGAACTCGTATGGACGCACTACACGCGACTCGGGCTCCTCGCTGGCCAGCGCTGCTGAGGAGAATTGCATACGCGAGGATAATGAAGAGTCCGCCGCGGAAG aaattgagctgctgcaaattgagcGACGCCGCAGCTCCAACTCGCAGTCATCTAGTCATAGCCATAATCTAACGCCTGCGTACCACTTCCGACCTATTACACTGTATACACCACAAAGCTACAGCCGCGACGTCAGCAGCACCACCGTCAATAGTCTCTTTACGCCTGTGAGCCACTGCGATATTTATCATG TGTCTATCATATGCCCACGCCCATAA
- the LOC108597370 gene encoding histidine decarboxylase isoform X2 — translation MDFKEYRQRGKEMVDYIADYLENIRERRVFPDVSPGYMQQLLPESAPVEGEPWPKIFGDVERIIMSGVTHWQSPHMHGYFPALNSMPSLLGDMLADAINCLGFTWASSPACTELEIVVMNWLGKMIGLPDEFLHLSNNSQGGGVLQTTASEATLVCLLAGRTRAIQRFHERNPGYQDAEINARLVAYCSDQAHSSVEKAALIGLVRMRYIEADEQLAMRGKLLREAIEDDIKQGLVPFWVCATLGSTGSCSFDNLDEIGVVCREYNLWLHVDAAYAGSAFICPEFRTWLRGIERADSIAFNPSKWLMVHFDATALWVRDSTAVHRTFNVEPLYLQHENSGVAVDFMHWQIPLSRRFRALKVWFVLRSFGIKGLQRHIREGVRLAQKFEALVLADHRFELPAKRHLGLVVFRIRGDNEITERLLKRLNHRGNQHCIPSSLKGQYVIRFTITSTHTTLDDIVKDWLEIRQVATLVLDEMNITIANRVYLKDTKEKSEAFGSSLLLSNCPLSPKVVNGSFAAIFDADEFLAKTYAGIRITESPSMRRRVRGILMSGKQFSLDSHMDVAVVRTTLDSHSGDTNSTVNSYGRTTRDSGSSLASAAEENCIREDNEESAAEEIELLQIERRRSSNSQSSSHSHNLTPAYHFRPITLYTPQSYSRDVSSTTVNSLFTPVSHCDIYHGKRFLEPVNSLCDNSSFTSSVYHMPTPITTPTEPAAPPFDFEDYDWPAKTFGQLLLERYTCSSSLSGDGSSTGSSSLDQGGVTPTSHSHTNSLSSLNELASPLLGSFASQSQPLHSALGASRLSDSDATICSAASSLESL, via the exons ATGGACTTCAAGGAGTATCGCCAAAGGG GCAAGGAGATGGTGGACTATATAGCGGACTATCTGGAGAACATACGTGAGCGACGCGTTTTTCCGGATGTTAGTCCCGGCtatatgcagcagctgctgcccgaATCGGCGCCCGTGGAGGGCGAGCCCTGGCCCAAGATATTCGGCGATGTGGAGCGCATTATTATGAGCGGCGTTACCCATTGGCAGTCGCCGCATATGCATGGCTACTTTCCAGCCCTGAACTCGATGCCGTCGCTGCTGGGCGACATGCTGGCGGATGCTATCAATTGTTTGGGCTTTACCTGGGCCAGCTCGCCGGCATGCACCGAGCTGGAGATTGTGGTAATGAACTGGCTGGGCAAGATGATTGGACTGCCGGATGAGTTTCTGCATTTGAGCAATAATAGTCAGGGCGGCGGCGTGCTGCAGACAACGGCGAGTGAGGCGACGCTGGTTTGCCTGCTGGCTGGACGCACACGCGCCATACAGCGTTTCCATGAGCGCAATCCGGGCTATCAGGATGCGGAGATAAATGCGCGGCTGGTGGCCTATTGCTCGGATCAGGCGCACTCGAGCGTGGAGAAGGCAGCGCTGATTG GACTCgtgcgtatgcgttatattGAGGCGGATGAGCAGCTGGCCATGCGCGGCAAACTGTTGCGCGAGGCCATCGAGGACGACATTAAGCAGGGCCTTGTGCCATTCTGG GTTTGTGCTACACTTGGCAGcactggcagctgcagcttcgaCAATCTGGATGAG ATTGGCGTCGTTTGTCGCGAGTACAACCTGTGGCTGCATGTGGATGCAGCCTATGCGGGCAGCGCCTTCATCTGTCCGGAGTTTCGCACCTGGCTGCGCGGCATTGAGCGCGCCGACTCGATCGCCTTCAATCCCAGCAAGTGGCTGATGGTGCACTTTGATGCCACCGCGCTGTGGGTGCGCGACAGCACCGCCGTGCATCGCACCTTCAATGTGGAGCCGCTGTATCTGCAGCATGAGAACTCCGGCGTCGCTGTGGACTTTATGCACTGGCAGATTCCGCTGAGTCGTCGCTTTCGCGCCTTGAAGGTTTGGTTTGTGCTGCGCTCCTTTGGCATCAAAGGGCTGCAGCGTCATATACGCGAGGGCGTGCGTCTGGCGCAGAAGTTCGAGGCGCTGGTGCTGGCCGATCATCGCTTCGAGCTGCCCGCCAAGCGGCATCTGGGCCTGGTCGTGTTTCGCATACGCGGCGACAACGAAATCACCGAGCGACTGCTCAAGCGGCTCAATCATCGCGGCAATCAGCACTGCATACCGTCCTCGCTCAAAGGACAGTATGTCATACGCTTCACCATCACGTCCACGCACACAACGCTGGATGACATCGTCAAGGACTGGCTGGAGATCAGGCAGGTGGCCACGCTGGTGCTGGACGAGATGAACATTACCATTGCCAATCGCGTTTATCTCAAGG ACACCAAGGAGAAAAGCGAAGCCTTTGGCTCCAGCCTGCTGCTCTCGAATTGTCCACTGTCGCCCAAGGTGGTGAATGGCTCctttgctgccatttttgATGCTGATGAGTTCTTGGCCAAGACCTATGCAGGCATACGCATAACG GAGTCGCCATCGATGCGTCGTCGAGTGCGTGGCATACTCATGTCTGGCAAGCAGTTCTCGCTGGACTCGCACATGGATGTGGCTGTGGTGCGCACAACGCTGGACAGTCACAGTGGCGACACCAATAGCACTGTGAACTCGTATGGACGCACTACACGCGACTCGGGCTCCTCGCTGGCCAGCGCTGCTGAGGAGAATTGCATACGCGAGGATAATGAAGAGTCCGCCGCGGAAG aaattgagctgctgcaaattgagcGACGCCGCAGCTCCAACTCGCAGTCATCTAGTCATAGCCATAATCTAACGCCTGCGTACCACTTCCGACCTATTACACTGTATACACCACAAAGCTACAGCCGCGACGTCAGCAGCACCACCGTCAATAGTCTCTTTACGCCTGTGAGCCACTGCGATATTTATCATGGTAAGCGCTTTCTGGAGCCCGTCAATAGTCTGTGCGACAACAGTTCGTTCACCAGCAGTGTCTATCATATGCCCACGCCCATAACCACGCCCACGGAGCCAGCTGCGCCGCCCTTTGACTTTGAGGACTACGACTGGCCGGCGAAAACGtttggccagctgctgctcgagcgCTATACCTGCTCCTCCTCGCTTTCCGGCGATGGCTCCtccacaggcagcagcagtcttGATCAAGGCGGCGTTACGCCCACCTCACATAGTCACACCAATAGTTTGAGCAGTCTCAACGAACTGGCTTCACCGCTGCTCGGTTCGTTTGCTTCCCAATCCCAACCACTGCACTCGGCATTGGGCGCCTCGAGGCTGAGCGACTCAGATGCAACTATATGCTCAGCAGCCTCCTCGCTGGAATCGCTTTAG
- the LOC108597370 gene encoding histidine decarboxylase isoform X4, with translation MDFKEYRQRGKEMVDYIADYLENIRERRVFPDVSPGYMQQLLPESAPVEGEPWPKIFGDVERIIMSGVTHWQSPHMHGYFPALNSMPSLLGDMLADAINCLGFTWASSPACTELEIVVMNWLGKMIGLPDEFLHLSNNSQGGGVLQTTASEATLVCLLAGRTRAIQRFHERNPGYQDAEINARLVAYCSDQAHSSVEKAALIGLVRMRYIEADEQLAMRGKLLREAIEDDIKQGLVPFWVCATLGSTGSCSFDNLDEIGVVCREYNLWLHVDAAYAGSAFICPEFRTWLRGIERADSIAFNPSKWLMVHFDATALWVRDSTAVHRTFNVEPLYLQHENSGVAVDFMHWQIPLSRRFRALKVWFVLRSFGIKGLQRHIREGVRLAQKFEALVLADHRFELPAKRHLGLVVFRIRGDNEITERLLKRLNHRGNQHCIPSSLKGQYVIRFTITSTHTTLDDIVKDWLEIRQVATLVLDEMNITIANRVYLKDTKEKSEAFGSSLLLSNCPLSPKVVNGSFAAIFDADEFLAKTYAGIRITHQESPSMRRRVRGILMSGKQFSLDSHMDVAVVRTTLDSHSGDTNSTVNSYGRTTRDSGSSLASAAEENCIREDNEESAAEGMKARN, from the exons ATGGACTTCAAGGAGTATCGCCAAAGGG GCAAGGAGATGGTGGACTATATAGCGGACTATCTGGAGAACATACGTGAGCGACGCGTTTTTCCGGATGTTAGTCCCGGCtatatgcagcagctgctgcccgaATCGGCGCCCGTGGAGGGCGAGCCCTGGCCCAAGATATTCGGCGATGTGGAGCGCATTATTATGAGCGGCGTTACCCATTGGCAGTCGCCGCATATGCATGGCTACTTTCCAGCCCTGAACTCGATGCCGTCGCTGCTGGGCGACATGCTGGCGGATGCTATCAATTGTTTGGGCTTTACCTGGGCCAGCTCGCCGGCATGCACCGAGCTGGAGATTGTGGTAATGAACTGGCTGGGCAAGATGATTGGACTGCCGGATGAGTTTCTGCATTTGAGCAATAATAGTCAGGGCGGCGGCGTGCTGCAGACAACGGCGAGTGAGGCGACGCTGGTTTGCCTGCTGGCTGGACGCACACGCGCCATACAGCGTTTCCATGAGCGCAATCCGGGCTATCAGGATGCGGAGATAAATGCGCGGCTGGTGGCCTATTGCTCGGATCAGGCGCACTCGAGCGTGGAGAAGGCAGCGCTGATTG GACTCgtgcgtatgcgttatattGAGGCGGATGAGCAGCTGGCCATGCGCGGCAAACTGTTGCGCGAGGCCATCGAGGACGACATTAAGCAGGGCCTTGTGCCATTCTGG GTTTGTGCTACACTTGGCAGcactggcagctgcagcttcgaCAATCTGGATGAG ATTGGCGTCGTTTGTCGCGAGTACAACCTGTGGCTGCATGTGGATGCAGCCTATGCGGGCAGCGCCTTCATCTGTCCGGAGTTTCGCACCTGGCTGCGCGGCATTGAGCGCGCCGACTCGATCGCCTTCAATCCCAGCAAGTGGCTGATGGTGCACTTTGATGCCACCGCGCTGTGGGTGCGCGACAGCACCGCCGTGCATCGCACCTTCAATGTGGAGCCGCTGTATCTGCAGCATGAGAACTCCGGCGTCGCTGTGGACTTTATGCACTGGCAGATTCCGCTGAGTCGTCGCTTTCGCGCCTTGAAGGTTTGGTTTGTGCTGCGCTCCTTTGGCATCAAAGGGCTGCAGCGTCATATACGCGAGGGCGTGCGTCTGGCGCAGAAGTTCGAGGCGCTGGTGCTGGCCGATCATCGCTTCGAGCTGCCCGCCAAGCGGCATCTGGGCCTGGTCGTGTTTCGCATACGCGGCGACAACGAAATCACCGAGCGACTGCTCAAGCGGCTCAATCATCGCGGCAATCAGCACTGCATACCGTCCTCGCTCAAAGGACAGTATGTCATACGCTTCACCATCACGTCCACGCACACAACGCTGGATGACATCGTCAAGGACTGGCTGGAGATCAGGCAGGTGGCCACGCTGGTGCTGGACGAGATGAACATTACCATTGCCAATCGCGTTTATCTCAAGG ACACCAAGGAGAAAAGCGAAGCCTTTGGCTCCAGCCTGCTGCTCTCGAATTGTCCACTGTCGCCCAAGGTGGTGAATGGCTCctttgctgccatttttgATGCTGATGAGTTCTTGGCCAAGACCTATGCAGGCATACGCATAACG catCAGGAGTCGCCATCGATGCGTCGTCGAGTGCGTGGCATACTCATGTCTGGCAAGCAGTTCTCGCTGGACTCGCACATGGATGTGGCTGTGGTGCGCACAACGCTGGACAGTCACAGTGGCGACACCAATAGCACTGTGAACTCGTATGGACGCACTACACGCGACTCGGGCTCCTCGCTGGCCAGCGCTGCTGAGGAGAATTGCATACGCGAGGATAATGAAGAGTCCGCCGCGGAAGGTATGAAGGCCAG aaattga
- the LOC108597370 gene encoding histidine decarboxylase isoform X1, whose protein sequence is MDFKEYRQRGKEMVDYIADYLENIRERRVFPDVSPGYMQQLLPESAPVEGEPWPKIFGDVERIIMSGVTHWQSPHMHGYFPALNSMPSLLGDMLADAINCLGFTWASSPACTELEIVVMNWLGKMIGLPDEFLHLSNNSQGGGVLQTTASEATLVCLLAGRTRAIQRFHERNPGYQDAEINARLVAYCSDQAHSSVEKAALIGLVRMRYIEADEQLAMRGKLLREAIEDDIKQGLVPFWVCATLGSTGSCSFDNLDEIGVVCREYNLWLHVDAAYAGSAFICPEFRTWLRGIERADSIAFNPSKWLMVHFDATALWVRDSTAVHRTFNVEPLYLQHENSGVAVDFMHWQIPLSRRFRALKVWFVLRSFGIKGLQRHIREGVRLAQKFEALVLADHRFELPAKRHLGLVVFRIRGDNEITERLLKRLNHRGNQHCIPSSLKGQYVIRFTITSTHTTLDDIVKDWLEIRQVATLVLDEMNITIANRVYLKDTKEKSEAFGSSLLLSNCPLSPKVVNGSFAAIFDADEFLAKTYAGIRITHQESPSMRRRVRGILMSGKQFSLDSHMDVAVVRTTLDSHSGDTNSTVNSYGRTTRDSGSSLASAAEENCIREDNEESAAEEIELLQIERRRSSNSQSSSHSHNLTPAYHFRPITLYTPQSYSRDVSSTTVNSLFTPVSHCDIYHGKRFLEPVNSLCDNSSFTSSVYHMPTPITTPTEPAAPPFDFEDYDWPAKTFGQLLLERYTCSSSLSGDGSSTGSSSLDQGGVTPTSHSHTNSLSSLNELASPLLGSFASQSQPLHSALGASRLSDSDATICSAASSLESL, encoded by the exons ATGGACTTCAAGGAGTATCGCCAAAGGG GCAAGGAGATGGTGGACTATATAGCGGACTATCTGGAGAACATACGTGAGCGACGCGTTTTTCCGGATGTTAGTCCCGGCtatatgcagcagctgctgcccgaATCGGCGCCCGTGGAGGGCGAGCCCTGGCCCAAGATATTCGGCGATGTGGAGCGCATTATTATGAGCGGCGTTACCCATTGGCAGTCGCCGCATATGCATGGCTACTTTCCAGCCCTGAACTCGATGCCGTCGCTGCTGGGCGACATGCTGGCGGATGCTATCAATTGTTTGGGCTTTACCTGGGCCAGCTCGCCGGCATGCACCGAGCTGGAGATTGTGGTAATGAACTGGCTGGGCAAGATGATTGGACTGCCGGATGAGTTTCTGCATTTGAGCAATAATAGTCAGGGCGGCGGCGTGCTGCAGACAACGGCGAGTGAGGCGACGCTGGTTTGCCTGCTGGCTGGACGCACACGCGCCATACAGCGTTTCCATGAGCGCAATCCGGGCTATCAGGATGCGGAGATAAATGCGCGGCTGGTGGCCTATTGCTCGGATCAGGCGCACTCGAGCGTGGAGAAGGCAGCGCTGATTG GACTCgtgcgtatgcgttatattGAGGCGGATGAGCAGCTGGCCATGCGCGGCAAACTGTTGCGCGAGGCCATCGAGGACGACATTAAGCAGGGCCTTGTGCCATTCTGG GTTTGTGCTACACTTGGCAGcactggcagctgcagcttcgaCAATCTGGATGAG ATTGGCGTCGTTTGTCGCGAGTACAACCTGTGGCTGCATGTGGATGCAGCCTATGCGGGCAGCGCCTTCATCTGTCCGGAGTTTCGCACCTGGCTGCGCGGCATTGAGCGCGCCGACTCGATCGCCTTCAATCCCAGCAAGTGGCTGATGGTGCACTTTGATGCCACCGCGCTGTGGGTGCGCGACAGCACCGCCGTGCATCGCACCTTCAATGTGGAGCCGCTGTATCTGCAGCATGAGAACTCCGGCGTCGCTGTGGACTTTATGCACTGGCAGATTCCGCTGAGTCGTCGCTTTCGCGCCTTGAAGGTTTGGTTTGTGCTGCGCTCCTTTGGCATCAAAGGGCTGCAGCGTCATATACGCGAGGGCGTGCGTCTGGCGCAGAAGTTCGAGGCGCTGGTGCTGGCCGATCATCGCTTCGAGCTGCCCGCCAAGCGGCATCTGGGCCTGGTCGTGTTTCGCATACGCGGCGACAACGAAATCACCGAGCGACTGCTCAAGCGGCTCAATCATCGCGGCAATCAGCACTGCATACCGTCCTCGCTCAAAGGACAGTATGTCATACGCTTCACCATCACGTCCACGCACACAACGCTGGATGACATCGTCAAGGACTGGCTGGAGATCAGGCAGGTGGCCACGCTGGTGCTGGACGAGATGAACATTACCATTGCCAATCGCGTTTATCTCAAGG ACACCAAGGAGAAAAGCGAAGCCTTTGGCTCCAGCCTGCTGCTCTCGAATTGTCCACTGTCGCCCAAGGTGGTGAATGGCTCctttgctgccatttttgATGCTGATGAGTTCTTGGCCAAGACCTATGCAGGCATACGCATAACG catCAGGAGTCGCCATCGATGCGTCGTCGAGTGCGTGGCATACTCATGTCTGGCAAGCAGTTCTCGCTGGACTCGCACATGGATGTGGCTGTGGTGCGCACAACGCTGGACAGTCACAGTGGCGACACCAATAGCACTGTGAACTCGTATGGACGCACTACACGCGACTCGGGCTCCTCGCTGGCCAGCGCTGCTGAGGAGAATTGCATACGCGAGGATAATGAAGAGTCCGCCGCGGAAG aaattgagctgctgcaaattgagcGACGCCGCAGCTCCAACTCGCAGTCATCTAGTCATAGCCATAATCTAACGCCTGCGTACCACTTCCGACCTATTACACTGTATACACCACAAAGCTACAGCCGCGACGTCAGCAGCACCACCGTCAATAGTCTCTTTACGCCTGTGAGCCACTGCGATATTTATCATGGTAAGCGCTTTCTGGAGCCCGTCAATAGTCTGTGCGACAACAGTTCGTTCACCAGCAGTGTCTATCATATGCCCACGCCCATAACCACGCCCACGGAGCCAGCTGCGCCGCCCTTTGACTTTGAGGACTACGACTGGCCGGCGAAAACGtttggccagctgctgctcgagcgCTATACCTGCTCCTCCTCGCTTTCCGGCGATGGCTCCtccacaggcagcagcagtcttGATCAAGGCGGCGTTACGCCCACCTCACATAGTCACACCAATAGTTTGAGCAGTCTCAACGAACTGGCTTCACCGCTGCTCGGTTCGTTTGCTTCCCAATCCCAACCACTGCACTCGGCATTGGGCGCCTCGAGGCTGAGCGACTCAGATGCAACTATATGCTCAGCAGCCTCCTCGCTGGAATCGCTTTAG